One window of the Burkholderia sp. FERM BP-3421 genome contains the following:
- a CDS encoding efflux RND transporter periplasmic adaptor subunit — MKNERLCRTGGVCALVVALLAGCGQSEQQAGPVAAPVAATEVRQAPLQITEDLPGRVAAVRIAEIRPQVSGIVLRRMFEQGTEVRAGQSLFQINPAPFKADMDTAAAALQRAEAALARAKVQTARLQPLVEADAISRQVYDDAVTQRDQAAADVAQARAALARRQLDLKFATVDAPISGRIDQALVTEGALVASTDANPMARIQQIDQVYVDVRQPAASLEALRDELARHGGANDGLPVTLLRDNGEPYAMRGRILFSGVNVDAGTGDVLVRVLVDNPQRQLLPGMYVRARLTRANYKDALTVPQQAVVRSGGKPQIWTLDAKGNVHLKQIELGELAERRYRIRAGVQPGQKVVVEGMERLTDGAAVTASDWTSPEAASAARH, encoded by the coding sequence ATGAAGAACGAACGACTATGCCGCACGGGCGGCGTATGCGCGCTGGTGGTCGCGTTGCTGGCGGGATGTGGACAATCTGAGCAGCAGGCCGGACCGGTCGCGGCGCCGGTGGCCGCGACCGAGGTGAGGCAGGCGCCCCTGCAAATCACCGAGGATCTGCCGGGCCGCGTGGCGGCCGTGCGGATCGCCGAGATCCGTCCGCAGGTGAGCGGCATCGTGTTGCGGCGGATGTTCGAGCAGGGCACCGAGGTGCGTGCGGGCCAATCGCTGTTCCAGATCAACCCCGCGCCGTTCAAGGCCGACATGGATACCGCCGCGGCCGCGCTGCAACGCGCCGAGGCCGCGCTCGCGCGCGCCAAGGTGCAGACCGCGCGCCTCCAGCCGCTCGTCGAGGCGGACGCGATCAGCCGGCAGGTGTATGACGACGCGGTGACGCAGCGCGACCAGGCCGCGGCCGACGTCGCGCAGGCGCGCGCCGCACTCGCGCGCCGCCAGCTCGACCTGAAGTTCGCCACGGTGGACGCGCCGATTTCCGGCCGCATCGATCAGGCGCTCGTGACCGAAGGCGCGCTCGTCGCCAGCACGGACGCCAACCCGATGGCGCGCATCCAGCAGATCGACCAGGTGTATGTGGACGTGCGCCAGCCGGCGGCGTCGCTCGAAGCGCTGCGCGACGAACTCGCCAGGCACGGCGGCGCGAACGACGGCCTGCCGGTCACGCTGCTGCGCGACAATGGCGAACCGTATGCGATGCGGGGCCGCATCCTGTTCTCGGGCGTCAACGTCGACGCCGGCACCGGCGACGTGCTCGTGCGCGTGCTCGTGGACAACCCGCAGCGTCAACTGCTGCCGGGCATGTACGTGCGTGCGCGGCTCACGCGCGCGAACTACAAGGATGCGCTCACGGTGCCGCAGCAGGCGGTGGTGCGCTCGGGCGGCAAGCCGCAGATCTGGACGCTCGACGCGAAGGGCAACGTGCACCTGAAGCAGATCGAGCTGGGCGAGCTGGCGGAGCGCCGCTACCGGATCCGCGCCGGCGTGCAGCCCGGCCAGAAGGTCGTGGTCGAGGGCATGGAGCGTCTCACCGACGGCGCGGCGGTCACCGCGAGCGACTGGACGTCGCCCGAGGCGGCCTCGGCCGCCCGGCACTGA
- a CDS encoding response regulator — protein sequence MPDPNSPSDAAQNGQALILIAEDEPEIAEIVAAYLARSGYRSVHAADGRRALDLHLSLKPDLVLLDVQMPEVDGWQALAEIRHRGSTPVILLTALDQDLDKLMGLRIGADDYVVKPFNPAEVVARIQAVLRRSMAGARAEQRILRAAPFEIDLDNHEAVVQVGARRHTLTLTLTEFKLLAQLARAPKRVFSRAELMATCLPEGDALERTVDSHVSKLRKKLDDLGVTGVPVGVRGVGYKLWSTE from the coding sequence ATGCCCGATCCCAATTCCCCGTCCGACGCCGCCCAGAACGGCCAGGCGCTGATCCTCATCGCCGAGGACGAGCCCGAAATCGCCGAGATCGTCGCGGCCTATCTCGCGCGCAGCGGCTATCGCAGCGTGCATGCGGCCGACGGCCGCCGCGCGCTCGACCTGCACCTGTCGCTCAAGCCCGACCTGGTGCTGCTGGACGTGCAGATGCCCGAGGTGGACGGCTGGCAGGCGCTCGCCGAGATCCGCCATCGCGGCAGCACGCCCGTGATCCTGCTGACCGCGCTCGACCAGGACCTCGACAAGCTGATGGGCCTGCGCATCGGCGCGGACGACTACGTGGTCAAGCCGTTCAACCCGGCCGAGGTGGTCGCGCGGATCCAGGCCGTGCTGCGCCGCTCGATGGCGGGCGCGCGGGCGGAGCAGCGCATCCTGCGCGCCGCGCCGTTCGAGATCGACCTGGACAATCACGAGGCCGTCGTGCAGGTCGGCGCGCGGCGCCACACGCTCACGCTGACCCTGACCGAATTCAAGCTGCTCGCGCAGCTGGCGCGCGCGCCGAAGCGCGTGTTCAGCCGCGCCGAGCTGATGGCGACCTGCCTGCCGGAGGGCGATGCGCTGGAACGCACGGTGGACAGCCACGTCAGCAAGCTGCGCAAGAAACTGGACGACCTGGGCGTCACGGGCGTGCCGGTGGGCGTGCGCGGCGTCGGCTACAAGCTGTGGAGCACCGAATGA
- a CDS encoding ATP-binding protein has product MRLDGLSRQIALSMAAISVGVTLLVVLTATAFYYVAFKYWAAHYTEHGNWLIPTGPEWVWLSLTTLAGLALAVAVAVKLARRILVPLNSVAEGIRRVAQGDLGARAIAGDRSLHEIALLADDFNALAGQLQRVTREQAFWNAAIAHELRTPVTILRGRLQGLAEGVFSPEPAQFRSLQTQVEGLARLIEDLRVISLAESGHLDLQLQHTDLVADIQSVVTLFEAPLREAGQRVELELDPRATRCDPVRIRQVLLALLENARRHADPGAIRIRTRVARGVCRLSVEDDGPGVSPELAPHVFEAFRRADNVRSGGSGLGLAVVAAIAHAHGGQTRCEPAGGGTRFELSWPVDGPPARKHAA; this is encoded by the coding sequence ATGAGGTTGGATGGCCTGAGCCGCCAGATCGCGTTGTCGATGGCGGCGATTTCAGTGGGCGTGACGCTGCTCGTCGTGCTGACCGCGACCGCGTTCTACTACGTGGCCTTCAAATACTGGGCGGCCCACTACACCGAGCACGGCAACTGGCTGATCCCGACCGGCCCGGAATGGGTCTGGCTGAGCCTGACCACGCTGGCCGGCCTCGCGCTGGCGGTCGCCGTCGCGGTCAAGCTCGCGCGCCGGATCCTGGTGCCGTTGAACTCGGTCGCGGAGGGCATCCGCCGGGTCGCGCAGGGCGATCTCGGCGCGCGCGCGATCGCGGGCGACCGCTCGCTGCACGAGATCGCCCTGCTCGCCGACGATTTCAACGCGCTGGCCGGCCAGTTGCAGCGCGTGACCAGGGAGCAGGCCTTCTGGAACGCGGCGATCGCCCACGAGCTGCGCACCCCGGTCACGATCCTGCGCGGCCGGCTGCAAGGGCTCGCGGAAGGCGTGTTCAGCCCCGAGCCCGCGCAGTTCCGCAGCCTGCAGACCCAAGTCGAGGGGCTGGCTCGGCTGATCGAGGACCTGCGCGTGATCAGCCTCGCCGAAAGCGGCCACCTCGACCTGCAACTACAGCACACCGATCTCGTCGCCGACATCCAGTCGGTCGTCACGCTGTTCGAGGCGCCGCTGCGCGAAGCCGGTCAGCGCGTGGAGCTGGAACTCGATCCGCGGGCGACGCGCTGCGATCCGGTGCGGATCCGCCAGGTGCTGCTCGCGCTGCTCGAAAACGCGCGGCGTCACGCGGACCCCGGCGCGATCCGGATCCGCACGCGGGTGGCGCGGGGCGTCTGTCGGTTGAGCGTCGAGGATGACGGTCCGGGCGTGTCGCCCGAACTCGCGCCGCATGTGTTCGAGGCGTTCCGGCGCGCGGACAACGTGCGCTCGGGCGGCAGCGGGCTCGGGCTGGCCGTGGTCGCGGCGATCGCGCACGCGCACGGCGGGCAGACCCGCTGCGAGCCCGCGGGCGGCGGCACGCGCTTCGAATTGAGCTGGCCGGTCGACGGCCCGCCCGCGCGCAAGCACGCGGCCTAG
- a CDS encoding S9 family peptidase, whose protein sequence is MTQRFISFVPCRIAFAAATLALAASGVVLAAPPPVSDAAASIPASGYAQPPKPILDVMRAPPVPMPVVSPTGDRLLLVSWQDYPSISRVATPFLRLAGVRVEPGNHSRHDTEGGYGITPCATRFSLVHAPAGAARTVALPAGVCASRPLWSADGKRFAFENTTARSVDLWIGDGETGAVRQVAGVQLNPMFDDELQWMPDQHTLLVKLVPARLGPPPPAPALPEGPSIQQSDGKSGQSSTYEARDTLKNAHDVALFDYYAASQLALVDARDARVTPVGGVGRYDGLAPAPDGRHVLVSTIGKPYSYITTAERFPHDFVVWDLADRAHPATHAIASRPLTDRVPIGGVPLGPRAFSWRATEPATLVWAEALDGGDWNVEAPERDRVMMSKAPFDQPPREVLRLKQRYAGFVWGGRPDLALLSEYDLNRHWRRGLLVDVDAAQPTPRVLWDLSTDEKYGNPGVPVTRALPNGFRVMREDGGAIFLAGAGASPQGNRPFLDRLDLATLKTARLFRSDTSSYEQFIAFAGADSRRFLTWHQSPVDPPNVHVRTLGEPLDAPATGEPAFASNGAALTHVEDPAPAVRQIKKRLVKYKRADGVELSFTLYTPPGYREGTRVPAILYAYPLDYADESKAGQISGSQETFTTLKNYRLLLLAGYAIIDNVSFPIVGDPKRAYDTYTEQLVADAKAAVDEAVRLGVADPDRIGVTGHSHGALMTANLLAHSDLFRAGVATSGSYNKTLTPFGFQNERRSVWQAQDVYLKVSPFFYADRLKTPLLIVHGADDANPGTTPLQASLLYEAIRGNGGTTRLVMLPHEPHWYTALESNEQLVAEMLTWFDRYVKNAPPRAPAATKPAAG, encoded by the coding sequence ATGACCCAGCGCTTCATCTCTTTCGTTCCATGCCGCATCGCATTCGCCGCCGCGACGCTCGCGCTGGCCGCCAGCGGCGTCGTCCTGGCCGCTCCGCCGCCGGTGTCCGACGCCGCCGCGTCCATTCCGGCGTCCGGGTATGCGCAGCCGCCCAAGCCGATCCTCGACGTGATGCGCGCGCCGCCCGTGCCGATGCCCGTCGTCAGCCCGACCGGCGACCGGCTGCTGCTCGTGTCGTGGCAGGACTATCCGTCGATTTCCCGTGTCGCCACGCCATTCCTGCGTCTGGCCGGCGTGCGCGTGGAGCCCGGCAATCACAGCCGTCACGACACGGAAGGCGGCTACGGGATCACGCCGTGCGCGACCCGCTTCTCGCTGGTCCATGCGCCGGCCGGCGCGGCGCGCACGGTCGCGCTGCCCGCCGGCGTGTGTGCGAGCCGCCCGCTGTGGAGCGCCGACGGCAAACGCTTCGCGTTCGAGAACACCACGGCCCGCTCGGTCGACCTGTGGATCGGCGACGGCGAGACCGGCGCGGTGCGCCAGGTGGCCGGCGTGCAGCTCAATCCGATGTTCGACGACGAACTCCAGTGGATGCCGGACCAGCACACGCTGCTCGTGAAGCTCGTGCCCGCGCGCCTCGGGCCGCCGCCGCCCGCGCCCGCGCTGCCGGAAGGGCCGAGCATCCAGCAGTCGGACGGCAAGTCCGGCCAGAGCAGCACCTATGAAGCGCGCGACACGCTCAAGAACGCGCACGACGTCGCGCTGTTCGACTACTACGCGGCGTCGCAGCTCGCGCTGGTCGATGCGCGCGACGCGCGCGTCACGCCGGTCGGCGGCGTGGGGCGCTACGACGGGCTCGCGCCCGCGCCGGACGGCCGCCACGTGCTCGTATCGACGATCGGCAAGCCATATTCGTACATCACGACGGCCGAGCGTTTCCCGCACGACTTCGTGGTCTGGGATCTCGCGGACCGCGCGCATCCCGCGACGCATGCGATCGCGTCGCGCCCGCTGACCGACCGGGTGCCGATCGGCGGCGTGCCGCTCGGGCCGCGCGCGTTCTCGTGGCGCGCGACCGAGCCCGCGACGCTGGTGTGGGCGGAAGCGCTCGACGGCGGCGACTGGAACGTGGAGGCGCCCGAGCGCGACCGCGTGATGATGTCGAAGGCGCCGTTCGATCAGCCGCCGCGCGAGGTGCTGCGGCTCAAGCAACGCTACGCGGGCTTCGTCTGGGGCGGGCGGCCCGATCTCGCGCTGCTGTCCGAGTACGACCTGAACCGGCACTGGCGGCGCGGCCTGCTGGTCGACGTCGATGCGGCGCAACCGACGCCGCGCGTGCTGTGGGATCTGTCGACCGACGAGAAGTACGGGAACCCGGGCGTGCCGGTGACCCGCGCATTGCCGAACGGCTTTCGCGTGATGCGCGAGGACGGCGGCGCGATCTTCCTGGCGGGCGCGGGCGCGTCGCCGCAGGGCAACCGGCCGTTCCTCGACCGGCTCGACCTCGCGACGCTCAAGACCGCGCGCCTGTTCCGCAGCGACACGTCGAGCTACGAGCAGTTCATCGCGTTCGCGGGCGCCGACTCGCGCCGCTTCCTGACCTGGCATCAGTCGCCGGTCGATCCGCCGAACGTCCACGTGCGCACGCTGGGCGAGCCGCTCGACGCGCCGGCGACGGGCGAGCCCGCGTTCGCCTCGAATGGCGCGGCGCTCACGCATGTCGAGGACCCGGCGCCGGCGGTGCGGCAGATCAAGAAGCGTCTCGTCAAGTACAAGCGGGCCGACGGCGTGGAGCTGTCGTTCACGCTGTACACGCCGCCCGGCTATCGCGAGGGCACGCGCGTGCCGGCGATCCTCTACGCGTATCCGCTCGACTACGCCGACGAATCGAAGGCCGGCCAGATCAGCGGCTCGCAGGAGACCTTCACCACGTTGAAGAACTACCGGCTGCTGCTGCTGGCGGGCTACGCGATCATCGACAACGTGTCGTTCCCGATCGTCGGCGACCCGAAGCGCGCGTACGACACCTATACGGAGCAGCTCGTCGCCGACGCGAAGGCGGCGGTCGACGAGGCGGTGCGGCTCGGCGTCGCGGACCCCGACCGGATCGGCGTCACCGGTCACAGCCACGGCGCGCTGATGACGGCCAACCTGCTCGCGCATTCGGACCTGTTCCGCGCGGGCGTCGCGACGAGCGGCTCGTACAACAAGACGCTCACGCCGTTCGGCTTCCAGAACGAGCGGCGCTCGGTGTGGCAGGCGCAGGACGTCTACCTGAAGGTGTCGCCGTTCTTCTATGCGGACCGCTTGAAGACGCCGCTGCTGATCGTGCACGGCGCCGACGACGCGAACCCCGGCACGACGCCGTTGCAGGCGAGCCTGCTGTACGAGGCGATCCGCGGCAACGGCGGCACCACGCGTCTCGTGATGCTGCCGCATGAACCGCATTGGTATACGGCGCTGGAGTCGAACGAGCAGCTGGTGGCGGAGATGCTGACGTGGTTCGACCGCTATGTGAAGAACGCGCCGCCGCGCGCGCCGGCCGCGACGAAGCCGGCCGCCGGCTGA
- a CDS encoding ATP-binding protein — translation MNARSRLSQQIVLSMSLASIATTLFVFVGSFVIYGVVYRLSPPRHGGALDSAIPQANDYLFFALLLLTGLVAAVIVATRLARRILKPLNSLAESARRIAAGDLSARAAPGDRSLAETALLVDDFNAMAVRLQDMAAEMSAWNAAVAHELRTPLTILKGRLQGLGDRVFELDDTLVRNLLSHVEGLTRLVDDLQIVTLQDTGRLDMNMQPTDIGLEVRNAVDSIGDTLHDAGFSVELLAAGAVLPCDGARIRQALLALLDNARRYAVPGKLRVELAVRAASVALRVEDEGPGLSPEFARHAFDPWTRADVSRSRQFGGSGLGLSVVRAIAHAHGGHARYRASRLGGSLFELEIPRRGRFAPHAGASIVPRLS, via the coding sequence GTGAACGCGCGCAGCCGGCTCAGCCAGCAGATCGTCCTGTCGATGAGTCTCGCGTCGATCGCCACGACCTTGTTCGTGTTCGTCGGCTCGTTCGTCATCTACGGGGTGGTCTATCGGCTGTCGCCGCCGCGGCACGGCGGCGCGCTCGACAGCGCGATTCCGCAGGCGAACGATTATCTGTTCTTCGCCCTGCTGCTGTTGACGGGGCTGGTCGCCGCCGTGATCGTCGCGACCCGGCTCGCGCGGCGCATTCTGAAGCCGCTCAATTCGCTCGCGGAGAGCGCGCGCCGGATCGCGGCCGGCGACCTGAGCGCGCGGGCCGCGCCCGGCGACCGCTCGCTCGCCGAGACGGCGCTGCTGGTCGACGATTTCAACGCGATGGCGGTGCGCCTGCAGGACATGGCGGCGGAGATGAGCGCGTGGAACGCGGCGGTCGCGCACGAGCTGCGCACCCCGCTCACGATCCTCAAGGGCCGGCTTCAGGGGCTCGGGGATCGCGTGTTCGAACTCGACGACACGCTGGTGCGCAACCTGCTCAGCCATGTCGAAGGGCTGACGCGGCTCGTCGACGATCTGCAGATCGTCACGCTGCAGGACACCGGACGGCTCGACATGAACATGCAGCCGACCGACATCGGGCTCGAGGTGCGCAACGCGGTCGATTCGATCGGCGACACGCTGCACGACGCGGGCTTCTCGGTCGAGCTGCTCGCCGCCGGCGCGGTGCTGCCCTGCGACGGCGCGCGCATTCGCCAGGCCCTGCTCGCGCTGCTCGACAACGCGCGGCGCTACGCGGTGCCCGGCAAGCTGCGCGTCGAACTCGCGGTGCGGGCCGCGAGCGTCGCGCTGCGCGTGGAGGACGAGGGGCCTGGCCTGAGCCCGGAGTTTGCACGCCATGCGTTCGATCCGTGGACGCGCGCGGACGTCTCGCGTTCGCGCCAGTTCGGCGGTTCGGGGCTGGGCTTGTCCGTGGTGCGGGCGATCGCGCATGCGCACGGCGGCCATGCGCGCTATCGCGCCTCGCGCCTCGGCGGCTCGCTGTTCGAGCTGGAGATCCCGCGCCGGGGCCGCTTCGCGCCGCACGCCGGGGCATCCATCGTTCCGCGGCTTTCGTAA
- a CDS encoding response regulator, with amino-acid sequence MNSLILIAEDEPEIAEILEAYLVREGFRTYRVGNGQAVLDLHPLLKPDLVLLDIKLPEKDGWEVLTELRRRGNTPVVIITALDQDIDRLQGLRIGADDYISKPFNPVEVVARIRAVLRRSGATANGDVIRVGSLEIDTESYMTKVRAEAGETLVSLTLTEFRLLAHMAKSPSRVFTRGELVDACLGGGGALERTVDSHISRLRKKLDCAGAPGMPEVMRGVGYRLQKIQ; translated from the coding sequence ATGAATTCGCTGATACTGATTGCTGAAGACGAGCCCGAAATCGCGGAGATACTCGAGGCATATCTGGTTCGCGAGGGTTTTCGCACCTATCGCGTCGGCAACGGCCAGGCCGTGCTCGATCTGCATCCGCTCCTGAAACCCGACCTGGTCCTGCTCGACATCAAGCTGCCCGAGAAGGACGGTTGGGAAGTGCTGACCGAATTGCGCCGGCGAGGCAACACGCCCGTCGTGATCATCACCGCGCTCGATCAGGACATCGATCGATTGCAGGGTCTGCGCATCGGCGCCGACGACTACATCTCCAAGCCGTTCAATCCCGTCGAGGTGGTCGCGCGCATCCGCGCCGTGCTGCGGCGCTCCGGCGCCACCGCGAACGGCGACGTGATCCGCGTGGGCAGCCTCGAGATCGATACCGAGAGCTACATGACGAAGGTTCGCGCGGAGGCCGGCGAGACCCTCGTGTCGCTGACGTTGACCGAATTCCGGCTGCTCGCGCACATGGCCAAGTCGCCGAGCCGCGTCTTCACGCGCGGCGAGCTGGTCGACGCCTGCCTGGGCGGCGGCGGCGCGCTCGAGCGCACGGTCGACAGCCACATCAGCCGGCTGCGCAAGAAGCTCGATTGCGCGGGCGCGCCCGGCATGCCGGAAGTGATGCGCGGCGTCGGCTATCGATTGCAGAAAATCCAGTGA
- a CDS encoding YeiH family protein: MSDTSIHRAHAASDTAAGTAGRRPFGTEDWWAVAIGLFVIVVAYLLFVFGGSLKGLAVAPAKWAEVGQLAGDLGRHASGYAALFVAFALVFSVAIAALRLPVAQFVPGFLVVFAVSAAIVAIGAWARASAYNLEPPLLALLLGLLASNLFTLPAWLAPALRVEFYIKVGIVLLGATLPLTLIVWAGPVAVGQATIVSLVTFFVIYAVARALSLDRRFAAVLGVGGAVCGVSAAIAIAGAVRARREQASVAISLVVGWAIVMVFALPALARALGLPTGIAGAWIGTSEFADAAGIAAAQAYGDFARHAPGAVAGAPDAALQAFVLMKVVGRDIWIGIWAFVLALVATTRWERDAQGEPVRAEARAKEIWTRFPKFVIGFVIASVFVTWVASHYTLADYRSIVTPDFVAPIVALRTWAFTFCFLSIGLTTRFALLASTGIRPFAAFTAGVAVNIVIGYLLSAHVFAPYWSALGQ; this comes from the coding sequence ATGAGCGATACGTCGATTCACCGCGCGCATGCGGCGAGCGACACGGCGGCCGGCACGGCCGGACGCCGGCCGTTCGGCACCGAGGACTGGTGGGCCGTCGCGATCGGCCTGTTCGTGATCGTCGTCGCCTATCTGCTGTTCGTCTTCGGCGGCAGCCTCAAGGGGCTCGCGGTCGCGCCGGCGAAGTGGGCGGAGGTCGGGCAACTGGCCGGCGACCTGGGCCGGCACGCGTCGGGCTATGCCGCGCTGTTCGTCGCGTTCGCGCTCGTGTTCTCGGTGGCGATCGCCGCGCTGCGTTTGCCGGTCGCGCAATTCGTGCCGGGCTTTCTCGTCGTGTTCGCCGTCTCGGCCGCGATCGTCGCGATCGGCGCCTGGGCGCGGGCGAGCGCCTACAATCTCGAACCGCCGCTGCTCGCGCTGCTGCTCGGCCTGCTCGCATCGAACCTGTTCACGCTGCCCGCGTGGCTCGCGCCCGCGTTGCGCGTCGAGTTCTACATCAAGGTGGGCATCGTGCTGCTCGGCGCGACCCTGCCGCTCACCCTCATCGTCTGGGCCGGCCCGGTTGCCGTCGGACAGGCGACGATCGTGTCGCTCGTCACCTTCTTCGTGATCTATGCGGTCGCGCGCGCGTTGTCGCTCGATCGGCGCTTCGCTGCCGTGCTCGGCGTGGGCGGGGCGGTGTGCGGCGTGTCAGCCGCGATCGCGATCGCCGGCGCGGTGCGCGCGCGGCGCGAACAGGCCTCGGTGGCGATCTCGCTCGTGGTGGGATGGGCGATCGTGATGGTGTTCGCGCTGCCGGCCCTCGCGCGCGCGCTCGGCCTGCCGACCGGCATCGCGGGCGCGTGGATCGGCACCTCCGAATTCGCGGACGCCGCCGGGATCGCGGCGGCGCAAGCGTATGGCGATTTCGCGCGGCATGCGCCGGGCGCAGTGGCGGGCGCGCCCGATGCGGCCTTGCAGGCGTTCGTGCTGATGAAGGTGGTCGGCCGCGACATCTGGATCGGCATCTGGGCGTTCGTGCTCGCGCTCGTCGCGACCACGCGCTGGGAGCGCGATGCCCAGGGCGAGCCGGTACGGGCCGAGGCGCGCGCGAAGGAGATCTGGACGCGTTTCCCGAAGTTCGTGATCGGTTTCGTGATCGCCTCGGTCTTCGTCACGTGGGTCGCGTCGCACTACACGCTGGCCGACTATCGCAGCATCGTCACCCCCGACTTCGTCGCGCCGATCGTCGCGTTGCGCACCTGGGCCTTCACGTTCTGCTTCCTGAGCATCGGCCTCACGACGCGTTTCGCGTTGCTCGCGTCGACCGGGATCCGGCCGTTCGCGGCCTTCACCGCCGGGGTCGCGGTCAACATCGTGATCGGCTATCTGTTGTCCGCGCATGTGTTCGCGCCATACTGGTCGGCGCTCGGGCAATGA
- a CDS encoding questin oxidase family protein, giving the protein MWKSDADLTLAELLDANARFALGGRGTTNHCPMALVALRRMGASPARLRAFFDYWTRTYALDAPPVDTVIARRDWARHLGDAKAFGALRAVFLDWIAEDGAPPVLVAVMRDIPFAPASGAFHALIRLAYGLEAGHAGEIASGLAALVAGHLPLDVALDGVPRADSVGAAFEQAARAMGEAGVQGEMITSRLRKVGDDARFRQAVLAPPPSASLIDAIAAATLDAYWRTPDFTILHTVTATHAARTVFARLPKVQVAALLPPLWVALCAAYASVRRPARSEASALDLDLDLEWHEICRMAVESDDDHVIKMTYTCLCEDQRRPSPLYRAAATRLVRRDQARRLAKVSA; this is encoded by the coding sequence ATGTGGAAGAGCGATGCAGACCTGACCCTGGCCGAACTGCTCGACGCCAATGCGCGCTTCGCGCTCGGCGGCCGGGGCACGACCAACCACTGCCCGATGGCGCTCGTCGCGCTGCGCCGGATGGGCGCGTCGCCGGCCCGGCTGCGGGCCTTCTTCGACTATTGGACGCGCACATACGCCCTGGACGCCCCACCGGTCGACACCGTCATCGCGCGGCGCGACTGGGCGCGGCATCTCGGCGACGCGAAAGCATTCGGCGCATTGCGCGCCGTCTTCCTCGACTGGATCGCGGAGGACGGCGCGCCGCCCGTTCTCGTTGCGGTGATGCGGGATATCCCGTTCGCGCCCGCGTCAGGCGCGTTTCATGCGCTGATCCGGCTTGCCTACGGTCTCGAAGCCGGCCATGCCGGCGAGATCGCCTCCGGTCTCGCGGCGCTGGTCGCCGGGCATCTGCCGCTCGACGTCGCGCTCGACGGCGTTCCCCGGGCGGACAGCGTCGGCGCCGCGTTCGAACAGGCCGCGCGCGCGATGGGCGAAGCCGGCGTGCAGGGCGAGATGATCACGAGCCGCCTGCGCAAGGTCGGCGACGACGCGCGTTTCAGGCAGGCCGTCCTCGCGCCGCCGCCCAGCGCGTCGCTGATCGACGCCATCGCGGCGGCCACGCTCGACGCGTACTGGCGCACGCCCGACTTCACGATCCTGCACACGGTCACGGCCACGCACGCCGCGCGCACGGTTTTCGCGCGGCTGCCCAAGGTGCAGGTCGCCGCCTTGCTGCCGCCGTTGTGGGTCGCGCTGTGCGCGGCCTATGCGAGCGTACGCAGGCCCGCGCGAAGCGAGGCGTCGGCGCTGGACCTCGACCTCGACCTCGAATGGCACGAGATCTGCCGGATGGCCGTGGAATCGGACGACGACCACGTGATCAAGATGACCTACACGTGCCTGTGCGAGGACCAGCGGCGTCCGTCGCCGCTGTACCGCGCGGCGGCGACGCGGCTGGTGAGGCGGGATCAGGCGCGCCGGCTCGCGAAGGTATCGGCGTAG
- a CDS encoding GntR family transcriptional regulator: protein MQDSENSGPGATAPALPRLERQRLHDTVVDHLRGFIVEGVLAPGMRLNERELCETLGISRTPLREAFKVLAAEGLLVLSPNRGASVYRMGEAEIRETFELMSGLEAFSGELACERITPAELAEIKALHYAMLACRVQNDLPGYYSRNQEIHDRINEAARNSALRNTYQSINRRIMSMRFRSNQLAEKWDRAVHDHEEMIKALEARDGRALAAILRRHLLEKRDAVLLMHAEAEAASRTVQGRA, encoded by the coding sequence ATGCAAGATTCAGAAAATTCGGGGCCCGGCGCGACGGCCCCGGCGCTGCCCCGGCTGGAACGCCAGCGGCTGCACGACACGGTGGTCGACCATCTGCGCGGCTTCATCGTCGAGGGCGTGCTCGCGCCGGGCATGCGCCTGAACGAGCGCGAGCTGTGCGAGACGCTGGGCATTTCGCGCACGCCGCTGCGCGAGGCGTTCAAGGTGCTAGCGGCCGAGGGCCTGCTCGTGCTGTCGCCCAATCGCGGCGCGAGCGTCTATCGGATGGGCGAGGCGGAGATCCGCGAGACCTTCGAGCTGATGTCGGGGCTGGAGGCCTTTTCCGGCGAGCTGGCGTGCGAGCGCATCACGCCCGCCGAGCTGGCCGAGATCAAGGCGCTGCACTATGCGATGCTGGCGTGTCGCGTGCAGAACGATCTGCCCGGCTATTACAGCCGGAATCAGGAGATCCACGACCGCATCAACGAGGCCGCGCGCAACTCGGCCTTGCGCAACACCTATCAGTCGATCAATCGACGCATCATGTCGATGCGTTTCCGTTCGAATCAGCTTGCCGAGAAATGGGATCGCGCCGTGCACGATCACGAGGAGATGATCAAGGCGCTCGAAGCGCGCGACGGCCGCGCGCTGGCGGCGATCCTGCGGCGTCACCTGCTGGAGAAGCGCGACGCGGTGCTGCTGATGCACGCGGAAGCGGAAGCCGCGAGCCGGACGGTGCAAGGGCGCGCGTAG